The genomic region CTGGCCAATATGCTCTTCAACTTACGCACTTATTCTTCAAGAGGAAAAGAGCTTGCCAGCCGCATTGCCGATCTTGAAAAAATTATAGCGAGATTAAACGAAGCACAAAATTCAGCGGAACTTATGGCTTTGGAGGGCCAGGCCCGCCAGAGTTATTATCAGGCTTTTGATGTAATTTTAGCTAACCCGGATTTTTCTTTTGAGGTAAGGACGCGCAGGCCACCTGCCAATCGCCTGAATGCTTTGATTTCCTTTGGCAACTCGCTTATTTATGTAACGGCTCTTTCGGAGATCTACCGCACCCATCTTGACCCCCGGATTGGCTATCTCCACGAAACTAACCAGCGTTCTTTTACCTTGAACCTGGATCTAGCCGAAATTTTTAAACCTTTAATTGTTGACCGCGTAATCTTTAGCCTAATCAACCGCAGTGAAATTAAGCCCGAAGATTTTACCGAGGAAATGGACGGTATTTATCTCAAAGATAAAGGAACTAAGAAATTCCTTGAAGCTTATGAGAAGCGTCTTTCAGAAACTATTATGCACAAGGGCCTTGGGCGCAAAGTTTCTTATCGGCGGCTCATCAGGCTTGAATGTTACAAACTTTATCGCCATTTTCTGGGAGATGAACTTT from Thermodesulfatator indicus DSM 15286 harbors:
- the cas1b gene encoding type I-B CRISPR-associated endonuclease Cas1b, with product MKRSLYIFNPGHIKREGNTLVFISRDGKKALPIETIDSLYVFAEVTFNKKLLEFLSQKKIPVHFFNYFEYYVGSYYPREYMNSGLITLRQAEYYLNREWRLGLARAFVYGALANMLFNLRTYSSRGKELASRIADLEKIIARLNEAQNSAELMALEGQARQSYYQAFDVILANPDFSFEVRTRRPPANRLNALISFGNSLIYVTALSEIYRTHLDPRIGYLHETNQRSFTLNLDLAEIFKPLIVDRVIFSLINRSEIKPEDFTEEMDGIYLKDKGTKKFLEAYEKRLSETIMHKGLGRKVSYRRLIRLECYKLYRHFLGDELYKPYVRTR